A window of Nerophis lumbriciformis linkage group LG21, RoL_Nlum_v2.1, whole genome shotgun sequence genomic DNA:
GCAAGCTACCTAGCAAGCACACCGCCGGCTCTTTCTGCTCACAAGTGGAGGTTTTTCAGTGCCTAAAACACACAACATTATTTCACATATTTCACGCATGTTGTGTTAAACAAAAGTACCCGAATATAATTACAATGAAGCATTATTCACCGCCGTAGTTTAGCGAAGGTTTGCGAGGGGGCGGGGCGGCGAGGCTGCTATATGGTAAGCGAATGATGTTACCTTACATACCAAAATACTCGCATGTTAGAAAAAGTAACGCATTTTAGATTCTTGGACGAAAACTTTGCATAATATgaaaaacatatatttgttaGCAGTGCATTATTAGCTTAGGGATCACTCGACGCAATATTACAGCTCGGCGAGGACGACCCCTTTTGTCCGCATAAGAGGGTTGTAATAAAcctcttattcaccatttgttaAGGAACTTTTATTTTTTAGTAATTGTAATCTCTGAAAATCAAAGGTCCACAGTAAGTAAATCAAACTAGCGTTGCAGAAAaatagttttgtattttttttttacaatgcttGGAGCTAAGgcttgggcgatatggacgaaaaagtatatcgatatattttttacttaaactcgatattcgatatatccaatccaatccactttatttatatagcacatttaaacaacaagaatgtttccaaagtgctgcacagccatgttaaaaacaatattatgctccaccaatgactgaataaaaacaaaaaataaataaatatgattaaaaacgattttaaagggtaaaaccaatgaaaacagtaaatagaaatcaaaatttattttttttaaaacacagaggacagaagaccacacaactcacgtagtgttaaaagccaaagaataaagtgagtcttaagacgagacttaaaacactcccctgtgggagcagtttgaacatggaggggcagagtgttccagagcttagggccaaccagagagaaggccctgtctcccctggttttaagtctcgtcttgggcaccacgagcaggagctggctctcggacctcagagcgcgcgcaggagtgtaaatttggatgaggtccgagatatactgaggtgccagtccatgtaaagctttaaaaacaaacagcaaagttttaaaatcaattctaaaatgaacagggagccattgcaaactctcaagaattggggttatatgctcgcgtttcctggcccctgttaaaagccgtgctgccgcgttctggactaactgcaaccgggagatagctttttggctaatgccagcataaagtgcattgcagtagtccaggcgacttgaaataaaagcatgcacgacttgttcaaaaaggttaaaagataaaaacggttttacctttactaaaagacgaagatgataaaaacaccattttaaaaacgccattgacttatttttcaagtttaaaatcgctgtctatagtgacgccaaggctggtgacttagggacgcacataattttgcaatggtcccaagtcagtgagggccggaccaaaaactgaaatttccgtttttccatcattcattattaaaaaattctgggctaaccaagccttgacgttgcatagacagttgagaaggggtgccAGGGGGCCGTGGTCTTTTGAAATTGGCATATAAACTTATAGctcgatatatttttcggtgaaagtatacataataagatattcatttttgagcgatattcagtaaaattgaagtgaatgacaactgttctGTAAAAACAGTCAgttgcacttttattaacccagttagtcaagacgggtgttaacagcacagaaaagaaactgtttaagtcagggctgtcaaactcaaatacagagttggccaatatttaaaactgaacaaagccgcgggccaaggttgaacaaattaaccttttaatagggacccaaacaagttttgcattgaatattgaacaagcaaggcttatataactttatagtgacatgcaccgccgctgtatataatcggcgggccagctctagtgttaatttgatatcacctcaagggccaagtgaaattacaattTTGGCCCGcgagccagagtttgacacccatggtttaagtagtacagaattacataacataaataaaatagaaatatattttttctacgtAAAGTAAATAACAtaactgtgcaaataatacaaaatgtatcacactctgataaaaaatacatttgcaggcaggcactttgtgatttcccttcctggttcgatgaccgcCCTATCTTTCCTctggcctgtccctaaccaatcgtgactcatcatagtaaacaaccaaccaatcatggatgttcttatcctgcaagcatgtcttggaaggaggaaggggaggggttagtagcccatggaggggaagcgggggagaacaaggaacacaacaaataagcggcattattatatcgatattacgatattttcttaattcatatcttgtttaaaaatatatcgatatatcttacaaactcgatatatcgcccagccctacttggagcagtggttctcaaactttttccaccaagtaccactgcAATAATCACTTGACTCTCCAAAGGCCACCATAATAACCAACGTTAAgaaacagtagtgtagtaggcctaagagtTCATTAAAAGCaaggtagaggttttatttaacacatatttttaatatttttggccactgtaacattacacaaaaTGCACAAACATCACCAACAATGATAGTccatatgcaaaacaaaacaaacagtccagttgcaatcgattgaatgccctgaaaatacaatgacctggatgaatgagaacatccatagataaTTTATCAACTAAATACTTATTGACATTTTTCTTGAATGGATCCATCCATATGTGGTGTCACGGTGGGGGGGAGGTGTGTAAGCTGGAAGTGAGTTCCACAAATGGCACACTCGTATGTATGAAGATTCATGTAGATTTATCCAGTATTGATGTTTTGTAGTGAACAATCTTGTTGTCCGGGTACTTGAGAGTAATGTCGTTAGCACCAAGCTCCATGGATGGCTTGAAGAACAAATGTTTTTAGAAGATGCAGAGTTGCTACATCCCGTCTCAGCATCAATGGGTAGATGCAAGGTTTGATTGAGTCTTCAATCTACAAGAGATAAGGTTCTTTTTTCTTAAGTCTGCTGAGAAGACCGAGTGCAACAATACTTGCTCCACTACAGATTGGTGAGGAATATTTCACAAGAGATCTTATGTAGGTATTTTGGATTTAAACTCTGGTCTTGGAGGGGAGAAGATCTCTAGACCAGCTTAGTCTATACAGTCGCTTGGCAGTCTTCTTGGCAAGACTTGTGATTTAAGGAGTCCAGGTAAATGTGTTAGTGATGGTTACACCAACTAGAGTGACACCCTTGGCATACTTACCATACATATTGCATGCAATACACTAGGGGCGCCCAAAATGTCTAAattgaaaatgtgccaatgggcgGCTTGCCAAACATAgcaattttaagcatacagccgCTCCATTAAATGGATAGCAACCAGTTAGCCTTGCAGACATACCACCATGATTGTGTGAGCTTGAACGAGGTCAATATGAATATGTATGAAATTAGGGGCACCCTTTGGCAGGCCAAAAGAAACGACTCGGTGGGCCAAATTTAGCTCTTTAACCCTAGTTTGGGTATTCCTCAATATACTATACATTAGAAATTAGAGTTGTATGTtggaaaaaatacaacatttaacaATCTCCAGAAAGAGATTGGGGTTGCCAAGCTTACGAGTTGCCTCTTTCAGTTTTGCATGTCCTGAAACCACTGCAGAGCTTAAACCTTTGATTTTTCGCCCACATTGTCAGGAGGCTTTTTCCTGTTAGTCTTCCATTTCTCAACACAACCAGCTGTAGGCTATTCAAACATCACAGATAGAATAAAATGCACAAAGTAGTCCATTCCAGTCCGATGCATTTAGCACTGCAAACTGCGGCCAAAGGTTTTGGTATTTGGAAAGTACTGCCCCCCCAGCTCATTTAGTCTGAAAATGCTTTGTTTGAGAAAGTTCCTGTGGAACAAAAGGGGATTGTGTTAACAATTTTAAATACAGTGGTGCAGTATTTAGATTTttgttccaaaaggtcagacaTAGGGATtagtgatatggcctaaaatctatattacgGTAATATACTGTAGCCCCTTATGATAAAAATTAATCTCACAATATAATATTTTGCATATAAATAATCAAAACCTTTCAAAAcgagacacagctagaatgtgtcatcaacatcaacaaaactcttaTCGTTCGCCAAATTTATTTCGTATATCATCTATATCGGGCAACCCTAGTCAAAAACTGTATGTCTTCCCCCCGAAGACTTAATGCTAATCAAATTATTTTGTTCCAGACACCCAGAAATATTAACACAAAGCACATTTTGTAGcgaataaatataaaatgttacAAGTATAACTCGTTCCTGATTATCCATGCGTGAGATCAGCCAATATTAATACTGATTACATTTTTTAACTGTAATTTGTTCCATTTATTGATGGTGTGTGCTGTTGACGGTGTAACAATTTTAACACAATATTTTTAActtgttccttattctcttttattacttaCTGTATAAGCAaagcaaagtcaatagtacacattaactaaacaaaagcaaaacttACTCTCTTATTTATATCCTgtagtttttgccctcaaaggcCTTCTGTGTCTAAGGAATTATtccttgagtttgtaaacattaaaataCCAGTAGAAAGGGAAacaaagttgactttatatgctaaattgtgttttattgtatccattaaactatatccaattgtatttccgatccgcaaagtatgtggaaATACTATctaaaacatcacaaaatgctacaATTTCTgatggccattttgaatattctgctccTAATGTCTtcggtaatttccgtagattcggGGTCGGATGACGTCACGATGGGAATGCTTCTGCGCTCTCACCATATGAACACATCAgttatactggaaatacgcaaacatttgAGATGTGATGTATTATTCACTATCCTCATGTAAGACAcgtacacatatgtttttcttttttttaatgcagtctaCTACATAAATAAAAAGTCTTCTTAAAATTGAGTCAATGAGGACTCTCTATTCCGCcctcaaagccctctaaataaccatccaaaacccgccaacaatactttatttgcATATCGTTACCTGATTAACCTAATATTTGCAATATTGCAAtatagcgctaacgcagacaagcaATTTTTTTAGAGGCgcattgatcaatcaatcaatgtttatttatatagccctaaatcacaagtgtctcaaagggctgcacaagccacaacgacttcctcggtacaaagcccacataacggcaaggaaaaactcaccccagtgggacgtcgatgtgaatgactatgagaaaccttggagaggaccgcatatgtgggtaacccccccccccccccctctaggggagaccgaatgcaatggatgtcgagtgggtctgacataacacATTGATAACAGAGAGCTTATCGTACTGTACTGTGAGCCAGCCGGTGTCCTGCTGCTGCATCGCGTCTTGGCTCGTCAAaggtattctagattataaatcatgcctctcatctggataagaGGAGGAGTTGGCGATGTATTTAAACGtttttcatctgtgacattcaatttatatCCGGAGATGGAGACAAAGACACAACAACCGTAGACTATGTCTGCAGGCAGAAACTTTTCCTTTAAACTCTTTGTGTGGattatgaataccgtatttttcggagtataaatcgctccagagtataaatcgctccggagtataagtcgcaccggccgaaaacgcataataaagaaggaaaaaacatatataagtcgcactggagtataagtcgcattttttggggaaatgtatttgataaaacccaactccaagaatagacatttgaagggcaatttcaaataaataaagaatagtgaacaacaggctgaataagtgtacgttatatgacgcataaataaccaactgagaatcttatacgtctagtctcttacgtgaatgagctaaataatattatttgatattttacggtaatgtgttaataatttcacacataagtcgctcctgagtataagtcgcacccccggccaaactatgaaaaaaactgagttatagtccgaaaaatacggtaattattcatCTGAATGGAaagatatgtaccgtattttccgcaccataaggcgccctgggttaaaagccgcgccttcaatgaacggcatatttcaaaactttgtccacctataagccgcccggtgttgtaagccgcatctaactgcgctaaaggaatgtcaaaaaaacagtcagataggtcagtcaaactttaataatatattaaaaaccagcgttctaacaactctgttcactcccaaaatgtacgcaaatgtgcaatcacaaacatacgtatatcaacatggacagagctgcgtgaaaaaagccacccggcctcttcgcgtaaacttaaacttaccttaaccactcgctcatcttttcttcatccatcccttcgagttagctttttatgatgacgccggctggaaaggtctcttttggcaaggtcttccttttgaatatcatcatgggtggaagtttctggccataaGCAtgtcaagctagaaccacagtgaaggatgacttctcattccctgtggtgcgaatattcaccgtacgtgctcccgttgtatccacagtgcgtttcacaggaatatcagttgctgtgaaatagtaatccgtgtgtggatggagagattgcgtcttttcatgaaccggatccctgacgcttagtaggagccattttgtggtctttacagatgtaaacacacaaaggaaatgaaacgtacggtgatatccgcgccctttttcttcttctacgcgggtgggtggttgcttacagtagaagaagaagcgcttcctgttctatgggggcgggtgcttaccttggcggttgcttgcgtagaagaagaagcgcttcctgttctaccgggaaaaaagatggcggctgtttaccgaagttgcgagatcgaaactttatgaaaatgaatcttaatatttatccatatataaagcgcaccgggttaaaaggcgcactgtcagcttttgagaaaatttgtggtttttaggtgcggctaatagtgcggaaaatacggtacatccaaTCAGTCATCTCAGTGagcgcagaccttgtacagtaggcAATAATTTTATTATGTTCTTAGTttctatttcttgtttagcacttagcattgCTATAGTGTTTCACACTAAAATTCAGGTATAAGTATAAGGTAAAAAGTATaaagttctggatcataatttggcCAAAGTAATctgtgttggctctcacaaagcctGCATGATTAGTAGGGGTGGCGAAAAAAAACCATTTCGAATGAAttacaattcttatttgtaacaattattAATCTagtcaaaaacacaaaaatatactttttttttttttctattttttttttctttctttaaatctgttctgtccagccactcaggcaaatcatattgtttttgtagatgcccatatttactttagaaaagagaaatgtGTGATATTTATCTTGTTGCctaatttgtgtttgactttattaaatgtttgggtagaatttttttgaacaaaacaagttttcttttaagtaaaatataaatttatcagagctgtttgtctattttatggagaaatgtagttaatcatagaatggCACACAACATTGTTAAAaattattgattttgaatcaagaatcgttttgaatcataaatcgattctgaatcgaatggttacacccaagaatcgaatcgaaatgTGTGGTGCCCAACGATTCACAGACTTAAACATTAGCATTGTTGTaggtggggaagggatctgtagtTCCCACCCCTATGTCACGGATCACGCGACTAGCTTGCTCATGTTCGCTTAAAATGTCTCTCTTTGAGatttatactattttgatcatatctatttattcgcaaactttggaagtcttttggtgttatCAATcagatatgataatagcttcaaaatAGAGGAAACTTGTTTTTAACAAAAGCTGCAACAAAATTATTTGGAAAATAGAAGTATATATCTAATTACACCTGTATCAATTACATACTGATACTATCTCTGGTATCGAAACCACCTATTTATGTATCAGTCCGTCCTCCTCTTACATTGTGTGTACTGCAAATTGTGTCAGTCAGACGGGATCAGTCTTGTGAAATAAATCTGCCATGGCCAGTCACAAACGTTTTATAAAAATTGTCCGATGCCGATTGGCACATCTCTACCGAAAACACACAGTCAAACGTACACGTTTAATTTTTGGCCCACCGTAACTGAAAtggtattccagcgagttaatccattttgtggGGAGtttaggggataatttaattatgatgcgttcaagagtcttacggcctgagggaagaagctgttacagaacctggaggttctgcttcagaggctttggaacctctttctagagtctatATGAATTATGATTGGGTGCCTTGTTTGGTAAAAATGTTGTTAGTTGATTATGAAAGCTGTTTCTTATTCTACCAAAGAGGCGCAAAATAGTAGCAACATATCAAAGTATGATTCCATTTTGTCATAAAATGACTAAAACATCTGACCGTGTCCATTTTGGTCCTTTGcataatttttttaactgaagCTTTTGTATTGAAtcttattttttgttaaattgtgtatgtgtatataattttCTCCATCACAGCAGAATTGTGAGTGGAGAAACAAAACATCAGAAGAAAGCTCCATCGTATAAGTGTATTATATTTTGAATCAGGAGAATGGCTGCCGCTGAGGTGAACGGTAGTTCTGCCCTAATAACGGAGGAAGAAGAACCCATGGATGTTACCGGGACGCTCTCGGAAAGCTACCAGATACTCATTGATGCTGGGCTCCCACAGAAAGTTGCGGAAAGTCTGGACAACATCTTTCAAACAGGTGAGCAGCCCACGTGGAAAATACAAAATGTTCCTGAAATGTTTGAAACTAACCTTATCTGTGGTCATGTAGGCCTGGTGGTGTATGCTGAATTGGATGAGAGGGCTATTGATGCACTGCGTGAGTTCAGTGAGGAGGGTGCACTTGCTGTGCTGCAGCAGTTCAGAGAGAGTGACCTGTCGCACGTACAGGTAACGACACAAATAGAGCCACTGTGGGTTTTCAGTTATTCGTTTCAATTTGAATCTCCCTTTTCATTCAGAACAAGAGTGCTTTCCTCTGTGGAGTAATGAAGACTTACCGACAAAGAGAGAAGCAAGGTAGCAAAGtacaagagtccaccaaagggcCAGATGAAGCAAAGATAAAGGTATGGAAGAGTTCAGAATTGTGTTGTAAAAGTTTGCTTCTAAGTCATGACATTCATTCCGTTTGTGTGTTCATTAATAGGCTCTTTTGGACCTGACGGGATAcactttggacgtcaccacaggGCAGAGGAAATATGGAGGCCCCCCGCCTGAGGAGGTTTTCAAAGGAATCCAACCAGGGATTGGGACAGAGGTAAATATATACTAATTTACCAACATCTATACACTAAACTTAAGGAACCTGAAAGGGTCCCCTCAGAAAAAGTTCTGTTAAAAGTACGCAAATTTTGTAATTCCACTCTAAAAGCTTTACCTCTGAGCATTACAAGATTGTTTGGGGACAAAAATGCCTACCGTACATTCAAAGCTCCCATTGAATCATTTGGACTCTTTTGAAAGGTAAAAAGCTAATTTATTTTTCCCTAAGCAGTCAGAATGTGCCTGAGAgggaaaatgccaatccagaGTTTAGCAACGGTTGGCAGGCTTATTAAAAAATCCAGATGGATTGTCCAAGTTTTAACAGGCATTTTTTTAAAGTGAACCTTTTTCATTGTTATTCATTTTTCTAAAACTGCTTATCCTTATTGAGATCACAGGTAAGCTGGAGCCCATCCAATCTTACATTTTTAATTACACCTGTGGACAATTGTCTACAATTAACctaacatgaatgttttttggatATGGGGTGAGGCCGGACTACAAAAAGATGTGAACTGGGAGAACATTCAATCACCACAGATATGCTTAGAACCCTCGATTTTCCAAATGTGAGGCAAGCAttactaaccactaggccagcgTGTGACCGTTCTTGATTATCAGTCTATTGTAAATCAAAGTTTACTActgtaaaacattaaaataacaaaacactcTTGCAttcattgtatatatttttaatctagCACAGTCGGTGTTATACTTATACTGACACCATTGTGTCGTGCCTTTTTCAGGTGTTTGTTGGAAAAATCCCAAGAGACTTGTATGAAGATGAGTTGGTGCCACTCTTTGAGTCTGCGGGCCCTATCTGGGACCTCAGGTTAATGATGGACCCGCTTTCTGGTCAAAATAGAGGTTACGCCTTTATTACATTCTGCAATAAGGATGATGCGCAAAAGGCTGTGAAGCTTGTAAGTACTCATGTTGCATATTTGGCGAAATACACTTTACATCAACATTactgcattgtaaaaaaaaaaaaatggcaacctgCTGAAGTATGGGGACACTTCTATAATCTTTTAGCATAGCGCTAGTGCCATTGTGGCTGGCTTAGATAAATACGGAGATTTACACATTGTCCATATTGCAGGTATAGTTTTAAGAAAATAATAACAGTTGATCACAATTCCTGCTTGTGAAGGTTGCTCATTTGTTGACTGTCTTTGTTTATCCTCTAGTGTGATAACTGTGAAATTCGCCCTGGGAAATACTTGGGAGTGTGTATATCTGTTGCAAACAATCGCCTGTTTGTTGGATCTATCCCAAAGAATAAAACTAGAGAAAGTATATTGGAAGACTTTGGCAAAGTTACAGGTCAGTTTCAATATCCCAGGGGAGGATTTGTGTGCAAAACAAAGTCTAACAAATAATTAGAAAATATGATGTATTTTGTACTGGACTACTGGGACTGAACATTTTCTGATTTACCTTCCAGAGGGTCTTCAAGAAGTGATTCTGTACCACCAGCCAGATGATAAGAAGAAAAACAGGGGCTTCTGCTTCCTGGAGTATGAGGACCACAAGTCGGCCGCACAGGCCCGTCGTCGGCTCATGAGTGGAAAGGTCAAAGTGTGGGGGAATCCAGTAACTGTGGAGTGGGCCGACCCTGTTGCTGAGCCAGACCCGGAGATTATGGCAAAGGTAAGTGtgacatatttttatataaatatcAGGCATGTCAAATGTCCGAAAAAGCCGAAATCAgcgtttttaaacattca
This region includes:
- the LOC133621008 gene encoding heterogeneous nuclear ribonucleoprotein R-like isoform X1, with amino-acid sequence MAAAEVNGSSALITEEEEPMDVTGTLSESYQILIDAGLPQKVAESLDNIFQTGLVVYAELDERAIDALREFSEEGALAVLQQFRESDLSHVQNKSAFLCGVMKTYRQREKQGSKVQESTKGPDEAKIKALLDLTGYTLDVTTGQRKYGGPPPEEVFKGIQPGIGTEVFVGKIPRDLYEDELVPLFESAGPIWDLRLMMDPLSGQNRGYAFITFCNKDDAQKAVKLCDNCEIRPGKYLGVCISVANNRLFVGSIPKNKTRESILEDFGKVTEGLQEVILYHQPDDKKKNRGFCFLEYEDHKSAAQARRRLMSGKVKVWGNPVTVEWADPVAEPDPEIMAKVKVLFVRKLATAVTEELLEKTFSQFGKLERVKKLKDYAFVHFEDRDAAVKAMDEMNGKQLGGEEIEIVLAKPPDKKRKERQAARQTRNSGYDDYYYYPPPRMPPPGRGRGRGGRGGFSYPADYYGYEDYYDDYYGYDYHDYRGGYEDPYYSYDDVYSSRGRGSRPNRGGLPQSRARGAPPTRGRGGYSQRGLPLGAPRGSRGGRGTPFQPQRGRGPRGARGNRGGNVGGKRKADVFNQPDSKRRQTNNQQNWGSQPIAQQPLQQGADYSGNYGYSNDTMEFSQDTYGQQWK
- the LOC133621008 gene encoding heterogeneous nuclear ribonucleoprotein R-like isoform X2, giving the protein MAAAEVNGSSALITEEEEPMDVTGTLSESYQILIDAGLPQKVAESLDNIFQTGLVVYAELDERAIDALREFSEEGALAVLQQFRESDLSHVQNKSAFLCGVMKTYRQREKQGSKVQESTKGPDEAKIKALLDLTGYTLDVTTGQRKYGGPPPEEVFKGIQPGIGTEVFVGKIPRDLYEDELVPLFESAGPIWDLRLMMDPLSGQNRGYAFITFCNKDDAQKAVKLCDNCEIRPGKYLGVCISVANNRLFVGSIPKNKTRESILEDFGKVTEGLQEVILYHQPDDKKKNRGFCFLEYEDHKSAAQARRRLMSGKVKVWGNPVTVEWADPVAEPDPEIMAKVKVLFVRKLATAVTEELLEKTFSQFGKLERVKKLKDYAFVHFEDRDAAVKAMDEMNGKQLGGEEIEIVLAKPPDKKRKERQAARQTRNSGYDDYYYYPPPRMPPPGRGRGRGGRGGFSYPADYYGYEDYYDDYYGYDYHDYRGGYEDPYYSYDDVYSSRGRGSRPNRGGLPQSRARGAPPTRGRGGYSQRGLPLGAPRGSRGGRGTPFQPQRGRGPRGARGNRGGNVGGKRKADVFNQPDSKRRQTNNQQNWGSQPIAQQPLQQGADYSGGEAMREQRC